The following is a genomic window from Acomys russatus chromosome 23, mAcoRus1.1, whole genome shotgun sequence.
ATGGAACAACGTCGGGGAGAAGGGACCAGGGGAGTTATGGAACTCTCTGGGGCCTCACCCCGTCCCTGTCATCTTCAAAccccaaacagcaaacaaaatgaGAAACCGACTCCAGGTCTTCCCAGAAGTGGAAACGAATGGTGAGTCAGAGCTGGGTTCTGGGTCTGAAGGGGCTCCTGCGGGTGGGTGGACGGACTTCTGCCTTTCAGGGAACTTatcgtttttttaaaaagccctttgCAGCACTTAAGAAGCAGTTTCCAGGACCCCAACAGGAAGCTCCCTGGGGGAGGAAATCACACACATCCTGAAGAGGTAGtgttgaaacatttttaaaaggcctgCTGTGTGGCATAGCACACACAGGGTGTATATTACTCACTACAGAAAAAGCCATAAAACTGCCCTAGTCAGGGTCGCTATTGCTCTgacgaaacaccatgatcaaatgcaacttgggaaggaaagggttcctttggcttacacttgcacatcactgttcatccttgaagaagtcaggacaggaacctggacgcaggagctgatgcagaggccatggaggggtgctgcttactgctgttgctccccatggcttgctcagcttcttcttgttgttgttgttcttgtcgTCCTTGTTGTCGTTTTTTTAGTAGAACCCacaaccaccagcccagggactagcaccacccacaatggggtGGGCCCTCCTCttatcaatcactagttaagacaatgccctacaggctttcctactgaggcattttcccaattCAGACTCCCTCCTCTGAGAGGGCTGTAGTTGTGGGAAGTTGACATAAAGCCAGCACAATGACATTTATACTTAATGTAATGGTGTTGCTCTTTATAACAGTTTCTCtggggtgtgatttttttttttttttaaagtatctcgGCTTTGCTTAAGGGTACATTAATTTTCTGGGTTGGTGGGACTATAATTGCATTATGATATTTTCCCCTTAGTCAGAACTTTTTTTCTATTAGACAAATCTCtctaagaatacattttaattttactaattggGTTTAAACATAATCGGTTTGAATGGTCTGTGCAGACACAACTGTATCTCACTGATTTTTGCATTCATTTCCAAACtgttcaatgtattttttttccctttccattgCAGCCATATTAATGGTAGATGATGACACACTCATTAGCGCCCAGGACCTTGTTTTTGCCTTCTCAATTTGGCAGGTAATGTTGCTATATCTTTTATGATACTGCATAGCTAAAGTTTTATCCATGAACTACCTAGTCAGGGCAGCTTAGTTTAGGCAGTATCTAAAACATCACTGAAATTGTCATAGGCCAATTCAAGAGTTCCCAAGCTCAAGTAAGACAACATGGAAGTTGGCTTAACATTTTGGTGTAATAGGGAGAAAAATTGGAATTAACTTCCCCAAAACAATGAACTGATGCGGTGTAGCCAAGACTACCATGAAGAAAAGCTTTCCCAAACCATTTGTGTCTCAAATGAAACATGCATTTGTGTgctaataatgtaaaaaaaaaaaacaaaaaacaaaaaacaaacaacaaaaaaaaactcttataaaagaaagcatttctcaCCTTGACAAATTGTTTCCTAGTTGAGACCATGTTGAGGAATTTTGAGGTAATAATTCTGTGTGTGGCATTGTGGTGGCAGGTGTCTGTTTTGGCTTGATTTTCCTAAATGCCAGCTTGACTAGACAGGCAAATTGCTCACTAGTTCTCCCACTGAACCTATCGTGATTATAGCAGAGTTGTATACGCTACATTACAAATTACCTGAGTCCAGAACTCTGTGCAAGTCGTCTGACTCGATACTCTGCTACCTTGATGATCAGATTTGCCTCCCTAAGGCTACCTGGGACAAAACAGCATGGGATATGAAGGCCAAATGTCAATACAAGTGCTCTGCCAATACCAACCTTTTAAATGCTGCCGTTTTTAGTTTCTTGCCTGGCATATTGATTAGTAAATTGTACTTTTTCCTATATTAACAGTTTTCGCCTGCCCTGTAAACAAAATCTTCTTAGGCAAAAAGTTCTTCAGCTGTGGGATTTCTacttaagagttaaaaaaaaaaatcaatctaccCTATATATAAAGATGGACTCAGTAACAATGTAAAGATTGTGATTGGTTGGAGCAATCTGAatagaagaataaggaaatataatagtattttaagttttattcataaaatattaagaacCATTTTAGTACATTAACTAGGAACATCTGGCTGTGCGGTGAGCCTGATCAGTGCTCTGCATCTCTTCATAATTAGGTGTGTTGGCAAGTAAGACGGAGAGGACTATTACCAGTGCCTACACATGCCTGGTACTCCCTCACCCTTGCTGCCTTGCCCTGCCTTTCTCTAGCCTGTGAGACTTTTCAGAATCTGGACTGTATAATGGTACTTCTTTGAAGCCTTTGTCCTCCATCCATCACCTGAATATCCCCTCTGCCTCCAGCAACCCAACAACCTTTCCATCCTCTGACCTCTCAGGGTGTGGAAATTCCAcacctccccatctccccaccaccacatgtGAGCTCTTTGAAGTGAAATTTAATTCATTAgattgagtgtgtgtatgtgtgtgtgtgtgtgtgtgtgtgcgtgtgcgtgtgcgtgtgcgtgtgcgtgtgtgtgggtgcgctCGCCCCCTTAGCTTCAGCAGATGAAACTCAAACTGGGTGAAGTTcacattattcataatagtaaattaaacttttaaacttTCAATACTTTaaattcagtgttttcttttgctcACTGTTTCTTTGTCTTACCTTTAGTAAGTCCTTCcttaatagaattttttttcctactatcTACTCATATCTTCAAAAGCCATATCTTATCTTAAgtgtatgtaaatatgtaatttatgttgtatttccttatttaaattcatatttttaaaagaaaatatcaaaatttgaGAAGGCATAAAATATagcattgttaaaaataaatcatgactTTCAAGAGCATTAAAACCAACATTGAAAAGCAGTAAAAATCAGTtctgtagctgggcagtggtggcactcgcctttaatcccagcactctggaggcagaggcaggcagatctctgtgagttccaggccagtctggtctacagaaagagttcaaagacagaactacacagagaaaccctgtcttggaaaaccaatcAGTTCTATggatgtataattttatatatacttaagaggttaaaatagtttttcaaaatGCTCACTTACATCCTATAATAATATTCTTGAGATCAACTTTCCTCTTTGTttgtctggtggtggtggtggtatcagggagtggggattgatttgtttctttggtttggctttttgagacagggtttttctgtgtagtcctgcctgtcctggaacccactctgtagatcaggccggcttcgaactcacagagattcttctgactctgcctcccgcatgctggcattaaaggtgtgtacctcaCTGACCAGCTTGGTCAACTTTTCTTAGAGAAAACTTTGAAGGGCTAGACGCCCTGGTGACTAAGATTTGTTTGGGTCAAATGTTAGAATCCGGAGAATATTTGAAAGGTAAGAATTTTACGGAGAGGTTTTGGTTGTGGTAGAACTTAAGCTCTAGACTTATCAGAAGGCAAAGTTATGAAGTTGTCTAGAGTTCGAGGAAATTGgggtgaaaaaaatcaagaaataaggAAAAGTTGACAAATCAGCTACATCCTCTGTAATAAATAAGcctttttgtctctgtcttctctaaaGAAAAGCCACACTTGAttgttcctttcctcttttcagcAATTTCCTGATCAGATTGTGGGATTTGTACCTAGAAAACACGTCTCTACTTCATCCGGTATCTACAGTTACGGAGGTTTTGAGCTGCAGACACCTGGGCCCGGAAATGGTGACCAGTACTCCATGGTGCTCATTGGAGCCTCTTTCTTCAACAGAAAATACCTCGAGCTCTTTCAGAACCAGCCTGCAGCAGTCCATGCGTTGATTGACGAGACTCAGAACTGTGATGATATTGCTATGAATTTCATCATCACCAAGCACACTGGGAAGGCTTCAGGGATATTTGTGAAACCCATAAACATGGTTAATTTGGAGAAAGAAACCAACGGCTATTCTGGAATGTGGCATCGGGCAGAGCACTTTCTGCAACGATCGTACTGTATAAATAAGCTTGTTAGTATATACAATGGCATGCCCTTAAAATACTCCAACATTATGATTTCCCAGTTTGGTTTCCCATATGCCAACcataaaagtaaaatgtgaacagaaaacaaaaacaaacccaaaacattgCTAGGTTTTTGAGTGGCTTCTCCATGCTGTGTATTATTGTTTTGTAAGCAACACCATGAACTCTTATCTAGTCCACAAGTCtctataatagaaaaaaaatacacatatgcagTACTTCTAGTATATGAAACACAGAAGCCAAGAAGCCGATCTCACCTAGATAGGCTTTTTTGTGAAGAGCTTTTGTTCAAGGTTGTAAGTCCTTGGTCACGATACTATTGTTTACATCTCGAGACTGCTCTCCAATTTGTTTGAGCCCTGGCATTTGCCTTAAGGACCTACAGCAAGCTGCTTCTAGGACCAGAGACtcaaatgaaacatttttcaGCTTTTCAGTGAAGGTTGACTATTTTTTATCTGAAGCCTGAAATGCTTCTTCAGCTAGTTAATGCCTGCAGTATAGGGAAAAGCCATGTCAGGAGAGTTTAGTCTGAACCCTGGGTGGAAAACCAGGAAATGCCTGGTTGCCGGCATCCTTTCTGGCCATTCTAACCAGAACTGACTATGCCCAGCTTGGTTTTGATAAAGCTCTCAGTGATGGTATTTTTGCTGTTAAGCCTGTTGTGACTGGGAGTGTACGTTTTCATGGCTGACCATTGtctgtttattgttgttgttgggttttctttctttttcttttcggggtgtgtgtgtatgtgtgcgtgtgtgtgtgtgtgtgtgtgtgtgtgtgtgtgtgcacgctcgtATGTCTACACTGCATGGATCACTAAAATATGCAGCCCATGTTTCTTATATGCAACCTATATGCAGCAAGGAGTAAATGTGTCCCTGCAATTTGTCACTGTGTGTGACCTTGAGAATGTACATTAGTTCTCATATTTTACAGATTGTGtttaataaataagtataaaataactTCTGAAAGAATGGTTAAGTAGAAGCTAGCAGAAATTAAAAACCTTAGTGTCAAAGATGTTTATTATGAAAGCATAGGCTACCTTGTGAATACTTAATAACTGTATGACACAGAAATGTTTGCATCCTGAGCCCAGGAttctgttgggatttttttttttttttaatcccaaggcACTATTCATTATGATGAAATTTCAATTACTAAAttgtttggaagaaaaaaaaaaaaaaagaatggagccATGATGGGAGAAGGCTGTGGGTACCCACAGGTGTTCATTGTTGCTGTTGCtcactctgtctgcctccctcctggTGTCCTTTTAGTTTGTCCTTGTTCATCACTGCTGAAAGGGAACACTATGTCATGCCTCCACGCgtcacttttcttcttctctctatatataagGCCTAAACATTCTCAGAGGTgtgaaaatagcaaaataatgACAGCTGAAGTTCCACTACGAGTCCTTCCTGCCGtctgtgctctgtctgtctgtctaataatggagtgtacatgtgtgtcttaATGCAATCATacacatatttgttttcttttaatttgaccTCATTAAAATCCGTGTCAGTTACCTGCTTCCTCCAAAGCTGGTGGTCCGTTTTTTTGCCTCTTGGTATTCCACTATCAAATAGATAAACTTCAGCTGTTCTCATGTTCCGTGTTAATAGCTTAGGCTGCTTTTGTGGTATTTTAGGAATTTCTTTGTACTCTACAATACCACTCACAGTGAAGTTGAAAACTTGATACGCTCACCATGAGTAAGTTTCCTATTGAGAAGATATTCCCCTAATTGATTTCCCACTGACGTTTTAAAGTTTGCTTTAAGTACAACATTATAGCATGTGAATTACACCGAATTCTCACATACTACAGAGGAACAGTCAACAAAAATCTATTTTGGTCTTTACAAGAAAAACCCCTGCACTGCAGCTAGACCTCTAAAGACCATCTTTCCATGAATACCTCTTATCCATGCCTGGCACAATCCAAAATCACTCCTGTAGGCTCAAAACTACACCCTCAAAGCCACGTAGCTCAGAAGTGAGGCCTGCAGGCTCCGCCATTAGACTCTGGCCTGAAATCCTCACTAGATGTCACATTATAGCCAGTGCAAGCCCCTGTTTCCTCATCAAAATGTGGctgcttttctccatttttcttaagGATTGCCTATATAGCCTCAAAATTGGGAAGCCGAGACTAAGTTAATAGTCATGGTTATGTTAGGAATTTATCTTAAAGGATGAGAGAGAGTGCGCCTGGATAGCCTCCAGGGG
Proteins encoded in this region:
- the Extl2 gene encoding exostosin-like 2 isoform X1, with translation MRCCHICKLPGKVMGIRVLRFSLVVILVLLLVAGALTNLLPNIKEDKMLTLRREIKSQSKPSLDSFTLIMQTYNRTDLLLRLLNHYQAVPNLHKVIVVWNNVGEKGPGELWNSLGPHPVPVIFKPQTANKMRNRLQVFPEVETNAILMVDDDTLISAQDLVFAFSIWQQFPDQIVGFVPRKHVSTSSGIYSYGGFELQTPGPGNGDQYSMVLIGASFFNRKYLELFQNQPAAVHALIDETQNCDDIAMNFIITKHTGKASGIFVKPINMVNLEKETNGYSGMWHRAEHFLQRSYCINKLVSIYNGMPLKYSNIMISQFGFPYANHKSKM